In the Triticum aestivum cultivar Chinese Spring chromosome 2B, IWGSC CS RefSeq v2.1, whole genome shotgun sequence genome, AGACGAAGGtgatttctgcctggccaggctggCCTGGTGCACGCCTGTTTGGTTCAGGCCCTTGCTTGTTGCTGTGTACTTGAGTGCTTAAGGAATATTCAAATATTAAACCGTACTGCTACTAGCTTCAGATTATCTCCAGGCTGCTCCCAGGCACAAGGAGTAGGATGCCTGGGCCAGGCTAAACGTTCTGCCTGGACTAAACAATTCACTTTTTCAGCCAGGCCAGGCTAATCGTTGCTGCTTGTACAACTAGGCCAGACAAGCGTTTCATCTGTCTGGACACCATCCAAACATGTCCCAGGCACACTCCAGGGACGCTCCAGGCCAGGCGAATTTTGATGAGGACACGGACCAAACTGCCTCAGATTCCGTTGTACGAAACCTCCTGATCCATAGAAGAGTGTATAAGATAAGATTTCAGTGTACGAAACTTCCTGATCCACAAGAGGGAAAAAGGAATAGCGGTCACCAATGTGAATTTGTATACAAATAAGCTATTCCATACATAATAAAAACACAAGAGAATTTAGATAAGTCTCCATAATAGCTTAAGTGTTTAACTTGGTAACAAGTACACAAACGTCATAATAGCTTAAATGTTTAACTTGGTAACAAGTACACAAACGTCATAATAGCTGAAGTGTTTAACTTGGTAACAAGTTCACAAACAACATAATCGCAATCTCCACTCAGTTCAAATTACTGACATAAATGAAAACATGTAATAATAAGCAGGGACATCTTCACTCTTCAGCCTTTACACAACATTTCTTCATCCTCCTACAAAATGGCAGCAATGAAAGAATTAGTAAATAACACAAAATTTTAATATTTAAATGAGTTTACAGCAATGCAACATATTCAATGCTTTCACTTATGGGCAGTGCCTTCACAAGACGATCAGAGATGGAGAACTAAGGAAGACTGATATTTCTAAGGCTCGCTGATGGCGAAAATTATACAGTCACAATATACGCCCGCGCTGCAATTCAAAGACAATCCTCGCTGCCACCGTCACCGGCGCCAGCACAGGCTTGCCCCGACGACCGTCTCAGGTGGCAGCGagggaggagggggaagaggaaggTGGTAGCTGGGGACCCTtgtcgcccccccccctccccccaccccgaGTCGCCTTGCGGGGCAACGTCAGGGCATGAGGTGGGAGGGTTGATTAGTTTTTAAGAAAAGTCGCGCACAATTATGCTCGAAGACTTGACTGGTTGACCGTTGACTGAATATTTGACCAGTATGCCGTTGCTGTCAGGAATCCACGTTCATATCAAGTGAAAAATAAGTGCCCAATCCCCCTACTCTATCCGCGTCGACTGGTAGCTGAAACTCCAAAAAGCCGCCACCACTCCGGTTCCTGCGTTCGTACTCCACTCCTGCCAGTCCAAGATCCAGCTCAAGATCCAGGCAGGGTCAGCCAGCCATGTGCTGCGGCGAGTGCGGCTGCTATGACGCACTCTGCGACCGCTGCTGCCTCTGCGTCTCCACCGGCGCGCGCGACACCATCCTCTGCTGCGCGTGCTGCCTCGCCGTCCTCGCcggcgtcggcctcctcctcgtcctcctcgcggCCTTCTGCTTCATCCGCCACGCCGAGGTCGCCGTCACCGACGCCTCCCTCACGCGCCTCGCGCTGGCCGCGTCCCCCGCCACCGCCTTCGCCTACAACCTCTCGCTCACGCTCACCGTCCGGAACAAGAACTGGGCAATGAGCGTCAAGAACACCCAGCCGCTCGAGGCCGACTACAGCTTCGACGGCCAGCGCTTCGAGCGGGTCAGGCTCGCCGACGAGGGCTCCACGCACCCCGCCGGCAAGACCCAGGTGTACCACCTCGTCTCCGGCTCCGACGGCGCCTACGTCGCGCTCGGCAACGCCGGCGTGGCCGAGTTCAAGGAGGAGAACAAGACGGGGGTGTTCCAGGTGGAGGTGGCGCTGTCGGGCCAGGTCAGGTACCAGGCGCACTTCACCAAGTGCAAGTTCCAGGCCAATTGCCCGCTCAAGCTGCAGCTCGCGCCGCCCGGCACGCCGGCCGTCGTCTTCCAGAAGGTCAAGTGCAAGCTCGCTCCGGGGAGCAGGTACTGCTAGTGATTGGTACGATTGGTGGCTAGTGATTTCTGTCGGTAGATTGGGAGGACCAAGTATAGTTGCCGGGAACGGGGAACGATGCCGCGTCCCCTGTACCGGGAACATCGACCCGGATCGAGGGTCGGGGTCGACACAGGGAACGACGCGATTCGGTGACGGGAACGCGACCCGGAAAGGCAGGTTCGCAGCTCCGTTTCAGTGATCGCAAATACACTGGATCTCGACCCAACTTGCCAATGAACGGGAGGCCAAATGGATAGAATCGAGACTTACCTGAAGTCCATGGCATGAGCCTTCCGCTGTCGACCAAAACGATGCGCGCCGGAGGCTAGTGTGCATGTGCGAACGCGGTGCCCAGCGGCGCCGGCGGCTGGTGTCGACGTGCAGACTGCGGATGCGATGCCCAGCGGCGCCGGCGGCTGGTGTCGACGTGCAGACTGCGGATGCGGTGCCCGGCGGCGCCAACGGCTGGTGTCGACGTGCAGACTGCGGATGCGGTGCTCGGTGGCGGACTGCGGACGCTGTGCTAGATggccggacggcggcggcggctgccgtgGACCAGCGAATGTGGTGCCCGCTTCCCACTGCCCATCCTCTTGATTGGAATTTGGGAATCATACGGGGCAGATTTCATGGAGTAGATTACTTTCTGCTGTCAAAACTTTCCGCGGGATATTTGCACATTTTCCCTTCCTCTATGTCACCTTCCAAAAAAGAAAATGTGTTTCCACAAAACGAAATGTAATTTCTATATTATTCTCTGAAACATGGATAATTTGACAAGGGTTGGGTTCCTCGACCCGACATATCGTTCCCGGGTCATCATTCCCAAATTAATTGGGTCACGTTCCATCTATCGATCGGTTCACTTGAAAGATGTATACCCCCACCGTTCCTTACTATTGGCAcctggcgatcctcgaccctcgttCCCGTCCCTCGTTCCCATCGTCCCGGGAACTTGGCAACTATGGGACCAACTGCAGGTAGATTGTTCTGCACTTATTTTCTTCTGAAGTTTTCTTGCGGGTAGATCAGTCTTTCAGCAAAATAAATAAACAAGTAGTAACATCTAACAGCAATTGCAAACATTTCAATCCTATATTCGACAATGACAGCAAAGCAAATCTAGATGGAGTGTTACCTATACCTATTTAAACCAGAAAACTCGTGCACTTCCGGGTTCCGAGAAAAGAACAATCATCAACGCAGGTTATGATAGAACATGTAAACTAGCAAAAGAATCTATGATAATATTTCTAATGTAAAAAGAATCATGTACCTAGTCCTGTTAGTCATGTTCCCGGCAGCACCAACAAAGGCAGCAACCATATCTTATCTCTTTAGGATAGTTATATAGGATCTCTAACTTTAAACTAGGATCGAGAGTTCTGTTTTCCCATGAAAACATGACAGGTATTCAGTAGTTATCTCATTACTGCCACTAAACATTACCAAAATCAATGTACAGACTTTTCAGACTATCCATAATTTCACCAGTGTCGCCATAACGGGCAAGAAACTTAGTTTAGTTTCTGAAACTATGCCTGCAAACCATTACATGAACAGGTTTCTAATGTAATTTTGAGAAGCAATAACGCAAATGTACAGTCCACTTGTCAGTTTAGAAACTCTGCTTATCAGAAACAGAATTCAAGACAACTATATGGATGAAGTCATCAAATATTCCGCCCAATTAAAAACATACCAAAAATGACTCGAGGCCAGCACACTTTGATTAATCTCTAACGGAAACAATATAAGAAAACAGACTAATTAACTCACTAGAGTTGTCCAAATGGCCCAAGCAGACCCTCCAAAAGCTGCCCAGCCGACCAAAATTTTCTTTGCTCCCAGGCTGTGCACACCAGCAGGCTACAGACATGAACTCGTCAAAACTCATCGGTGGAAAAGCCGAAGGGGACAAGTAAAAACCGGTTAGATGCCTTCTCCATCTCTCCACAGAGCCGGCCAGCCTTCGCACTCAAATCTGCTGCAACCTGCAACTTGGTGGCCATGTTTTGTTTTTGTAACGAAAACATAACCGGTTGACAAACTAACAACCGATGAAGAAGCGAAATCAAGGCACACAACAGCCATAAAACTGCAAAAACACATTTGTGCAAACATACGGAATTATTATGCAAGGCGTTCATCAGTTCTTAGCTTAGCACAGTTGACATGGATGGCAATATAGTACGGATGGATCATAACAAGTACGGAGTACTACACAACACTGAAGGTGAAGATGCAAGTTTGTTTTAAGCCCGTACATGACATTGAACGTGACTGCAAGTGCCGATAAAACTGCAGAGACACATTTCTCATCATCATGAAAGACAAAGGGATACAACAAGGCATTCACCAGTGCCTGGCCTAGACAGGCGACGATGTTCTGTTTTGGCAATGAAACTAGGGAGTTTATCCTACCCTGAAGTCTAGGTAAAAAAGAGAACAATTTGCAACTCCACAATCTGTATCCCTCACACCTACATGACATCAAGTTCTAGATCGCACATAGGGCTGGCTGCTGTATCAGAAGGTAGCACATAGCATCAGAGGTAACTCACATATCCACGGCTAAACTACCAAGGTTTTGACAGAAGAAACACAAGGCTAAACAAAGGATCATGTCATTCGCACCCTTTCCCCATTCCAATGGTGTGTGTATTGTTGCCGGCGGGTCTTCCTGGATTCGGTTGGTTTTGGTTTCTGGTGGATCTGTCTGGATTTGGTGGGCTTTCACGGTCTTCGGAGTTTTCTACACACCCTTTCTCGCAGTTTCTTCTTCTGGGCGGTGATTTGCTTCGCAGATCTTGGTCGTCGACGTATTTGGTTTGCATCGACGACTTCCCAGCCACTGCTTCTACAAACTCCTAGGTTTAAATAAGTTTGCTCCGCTGAATCTAACTGCACCCAGAGCCAGAAACCCAGAGGCGGCATTGAGCTAAGCTCGTGGCACGCCATTTAAGAAACAACTCAGTAAATATACACAAGGCATTTATAAATAGACAAGTGACATTGTTTTGTTGgtgctttttcggacggagggagtacaaacaaCCGATGGAGAACAAAAGAGGCAAAACCGAGTATGTTCtaactttgcctaaaaatagtgtaTGTTCTAACCTCTAGTGTAAGGATACATCCTTACAGGGCAGAGCAATGTGTGTAAGGATACATCAAACGCCATGTTCGTTGTGATGCGCGAACCCTCCTCGCGGGCAATTGGTCGGTTGATCTGATCTCCTGAAGAAGCCTCACACAACGCGCCACGAGATCTGAGGTGGAATAGAGGAACCCGGCATTTTCATAAGAATATATAAAAAAGAGACTATTGGGGAGACactcggagtcggagtcggagtaATAGTTTGATTTGGATGTATGGACAACCACTTGAGTATAAGTCGGATGGAATCATTAGTTCCTACTTATATCGTTCAAGGGATCCCATGTGACATTGTCATCGATCAATGGAACAAGAAGAGCTTTTTGCATCGCATCTATCTCGTGCATAGAGACAGAGCAAGAGAAGTTCTGTTCCGAGTACGTAAAAGAGCTGGATTCAGAGGAACAGGAGAAGAACACTTGTGGGCAATTAATCTGAAGAGAAGATGCACAGTGTGTGCGGGGTAGTAGTCTAAAACGAGTTGCGCCGTGAGATCAGTGCCCGTTCCGTCTTCAAATGTGTAATCCCTAGCAAAGAAAAAGTAACCTCGAAGTCAGAAGAACAGAGTATGAGTTCGACACAAAAAATtatgcgccgttgccggggatcgaacccgggtcaccCGCGTGACAGGCGGGAATACTCACCACTATACTACAACGACGTGCTGGCATTAAGTTCGAAATCATCGTATATATCGTATACGAGCTCACGATTTTAAGGGATGTCCGTGAACTACGAATTTAATGTGCAAAATATTTTTCGGAAGGCATGGCATGGAGAAAATTAATCCAACAATTTTTCCTCACATGTAACATGCTTTTTCGAACGATCTATTCAGCAGAATGAATGATGTTAATACTAAACTGGACAATCAATGCTGAAGAGGTCATCCTTTGTGATATACGCGCACGTAGTTTTTTCCCCTATGCCAAGGCTAGGGTTTTTCTCCTCTCTGGCGATCCCATCGCCTGAGAGTCCCCCTTCCGATCGAAGAACCTCCCACGCAGGAATCGAGTGTCCTCACCCCGCGCCTCTCAGCCCGGGGACGATGGATCAGGTGCCTGATGCTTTGTCCGGTACGAGtagtggtggcggcggcgccgccAAGGCGGCAGATCTTGGTGATTTCATGGAACAACTCCATCTGGAAGATGCAGACTTTGATGATCTAGTGATAGAAGAGGATGATCCGGCGGTGAACGAAGGTGTACGCTGGCTAGCCCTGGCTAGGGTTCATACGGCAAAAACCTTTAGCCCGACGGCTTTCTACAAGGATATGCGTGCTGCTTGGAACACGGCGAAGCCCGTGAGGTTCCGACCTGTCGGACCAAACGTCTTCGTAGTTCAGGCAGAGTGTCTCGGCGATTGGGAACGGATGGTGGATCAAGGGCCATGGCTCTTCAGGAATATGGTGGTGCTCATGGCACCATATGATGGGTTCACGAAGGTGGAGGAGGTGCCGGTGCTGTTTATGCCGATTTGGCTCCAAATTCACAAGCTACCCGAGGGCTTTTGCAAGAAGAATATAGTGGAATCCTTGTTGAGGAACTCCGGTGATATCCTGGAGATGAGGCTGAACGGGAACACTCGTGGCGACTATGTGAGGGTTAGGGTTCGGCATGATATACAAAAACCCCTAACAAAGTTCGTTAGCATTGTCAGAGGAAAGGAGAGGCAAGTGTTCTTAGTTCGCTATGAAAAGTTAGCTCGTTTTTGCAGCGTCTGTGGTCTTATTGGGCACGATTTTAAGGAGTGTGGATCTGGGGTTCATGAGGAAAAGGAGAAGAAATTTGGCCCCTGGCTGTATGCTGATGGCCCGAACAAAATAAGGCAAGATGAGACTGGCCATAGCGCCGAGCAGAAGCAGTTTCAGCATTCGTTAGCAAAGGATAAGGAAGTGACAAAGGTCGTGGACCCAGAGTTAGCTGACACGACGTCTAGTCCGCCGAAGCAAGGTGAGCAGCATGCAAGTGGATCCAGCGGTCCGGAAGAGGTTGGCCATGGAATTGGAGGTGGGGGAGAAACAAAACAAGGCCACCCTGGGTACACTGGCTCTAACTCAGGGTCGGGGGGAGGATAGAGGAGATCATGCGTCTCCAACTACTAGCTCAAACAGCAAGAGAGCAAAGGTTACTACACCGGAAGTGTTTGAAGAGAAATCGGCGGCCTCCCTCGAGGAGGACCGCCGGGTCCAATGAGTACCCTAGTTTGgaactgccggggggggggggggggggaccgccGGACAGTTCGTGAGGTTTTGGCCCTCGCAAAAGCCAATTCCTCGGGGCTGATTTTTCTGTCAGAAACTCGTCAAGCCTCAAATAAGATGGAGAAATTGAAGTGGAGATTGCAAATGAAAGGTTTTGCTGGTGTGTCAAGTGAGGGTCTGAGTGGGGGCCTAGCATTGTATTGGGATGAAAATCTGCAAGTAATGGTGCTGGACTCTTGTGCACGTTATATAGATGCGAGAATCGTGGATGTAGCTAATGACAAGAGTTG is a window encoding:
- the LOC123046898 gene encoding uncharacterized protein; the encoded protein is MIPKFQSRGWAVGSGHHIRWSTAAAAAVRPSSTASAVRHRAPHPQSARRHQPLAPPGTASAVCTSTPAAGAAGHRIRSLHVDTSRRRRWAPRSHMHTSLRRASFWSTAEGSCHGLQEDEEMLCKG
- the LOC123046897 gene encoding uncharacterized protein, coding for MCCGECGCYDALCDRCCLCVSTGARDTILCCACCLAVLAGVGLLLVLLAAFCFIRHAEVAVTDASLTRLALAASPATAFAYNLSLTLTVRNKNWAMSVKNTQPLEADYSFDGQRFERVRLADEGSTHPAGKTQVYHLVSGSDGAYVALGNAGVAEFKEENKTGVFQVEVALSGQVRYQAHFTKCKFQANCPLKLQLAPPGTPAVVFQKVKCKLAPGSRYC